A genomic window from Salvia splendens isolate huo1 unplaced genomic scaffold, SspV2 ctg980, whole genome shotgun sequence includes:
- the LOC121791973 gene encoding prohibitin-3, mitochondrial-like, translating to MANAQRAANALNNIARAAFAVGIGGAAVNSCLYTVDGGQRAVIFDRFQGVKPDTVGEGTHFLVPWLQKPFIFDIRTRPHTFSSISGTKDLQMVNLTLRVLSRPEVNRLSDIFQTLGLEYDEKVLPSIGNEVLKAVVAQFNADQLLTERPHVSALVRESLIRRAKDFNIVLDDVAITHLSYGAEFSKAVEQKQVAQQEAERSKFVVMKAEQERRAAIIRAEGESESAKLISDATEAAGMGLIELRKIEAAKENAASMAGTECGLSA from the exons ATGGCAAACGCGCAAAGAGCTGCGAATGCGCTGAATAACATAGCTCGCGCCGCATTCGCCGTCGGAATCGGCGGCGCTGCTGTCAATTCCTGTCTCTACACCGTCGACGGTGGCCAGCGCGCCGTGATATTCGATCGTTTCCAAGGAGTCAAGCCGGATACCGTCGGCGAAGGAACTCACTTTCTGGTCCCGTGGCTTCAGAAGCCGTTCATCTTCGACATCCGTACTCGCCCCCACACCTTCTCCTCCATTTCTG gTACAAAGGATTTGCAGATGGTCAATCTGACACTGCGTGTGCTATCTCGCCCCGAGGTGAATCGTCTTTCCGATATTTTCCAAACCCTAGGGCTTGAGTATGATGAGAAAGTCCTGCCATCTATTGGTAATGAGGTTCTGAAGGCTGTGGTTGCTCAATTCAATGCTGATCAATTGCTCACTGAACGACCCCATGTATCTGCTCTTGTGAGAGAGAGTTTGATCAGAAGGGCCAAGGATTTCAACATTGTTTTGGATGACGTTGCCATCACACACTTGTCGTATGGTGCGGAGTTCTCAAAGGCTGTGGAGCAGAAGCAAGTGGCCCAACAGGAGGCGGAGAGGTCTAAGTTTGTCGTCATGAAGGCAGAGCAGGAGAGGAGGGCTGCTATCATTAGGGCTGAAGGTGAAAGTGAGTCTGCTAAGCTGATTTCCGATGCAACTGAAGCTGCAGGGATGGGGTTGATCGAGCTGAGGAAGATTGAGGCAGCAAAGGAAAATGCAGCTTCCATGGCAGGAACGGAATGTGGTTTATCTGCCTAG